GATGATCTCGCGCGTCAGCCGAATGCCGGCGATCATGGTTTGACGGTCAAATTCGGTCTCGAGATAGTTGGCCTGGATTCTGGGCGGCATCCTGGGATCGGCGGATGCCAGCGTGATGGCGCCCCGGCTCTCGGGGTTGACGGGCCCTACCCGCAGCGTAAAGCCATGATTGGCTTCGACAGCCGCGCGTTTGAACGGATTGGGAAAGTGCAGGTTCGCGGTCTTTTCCAGGGCTGGCATGAAATGCAGCTGAATATCGGGCGCGACCAGATCCGACCTCGACTTGATAAACGCGCCGGCCTCATACGGGAATGTCGTGGTGATGCCGCGGCCGAACAACATGCCTTCGACAAGCGACCAAGTCAGCCTGTCGACGCGCAGGTCGCTGAACAGCGTGATCGGCTGGGTGCATTCGTAGGACAAGACGCAATCGACGTGGTCCTGCAGGTTCTTGCCGACGCCGGGCAAATTGTGAATTGGCTTGATGCCATGCTCTGCAAGCTCGTTGGCAGGCCCGATACCCGACAGCAAAAGGATCTGGGGTGAATTCACCGCGCCGGCGCTGACAACGACTTCGCGTTCGGCTTGAGCAATATGCAGCGCGCCGTTATGGGTGAACTCGACACCCCTGGCTCGGCCGTCGGCGACGATGATCCGCTGGGTCAGCGCTTTGGTCAGGACGGTCAGGTTCTTGCGTCCGGCAATGGGGCGCAGGAAAGCATACGAGGTCGACCAGCGCTTGCCGTCCTTGATGGTGAAGTCGAATTTGCCGAAGCCTTCCTGTTCATCGCCATTGAAGTCGTCGTTCATCGGATAGCCGGCTTCCGCGCCCGCTGCCGAGAACACATCGAGCAGCGGGTTCCAGCCGCGCGCCCGGCAGACAGTCAGCTCACCCTCGGTGCCATGTGGGGCATCCTTGCGCTGAATGTGCCCTTCCGACCTGCGGAAGGCCGGCAGCACATCCTCATAGGACCAACCGGGCAGCCCCATTTGAGCCCAGCGGTCGTAGTCGTGGCGGTTGCCGCGCACATAGATCATGCCGTTGATGGTGGACGAGCCGCCCAATGCCTTGCCGCGCGGCCAATAGAGGGAGCGGTTGTTGAGAAAGGGCTCCGGTTCCGTATGATAATGCCAGTTGTAGATGCCAGACTGGAACAGCTTGCCCATCAGCATGGGCAGCCGGAACAGTGGATTGGAATCCCGGCCGCCCGCTTCCAGCAACAGCACCTTGTGGTCGGGATTGGCGGACAGCCGGTTGGCCAGAACGCAACCGGCCGAGCCGGCGCCGACGATGATGAAATCGTAGGTCTCGGTCGAAGGCATGGCGTCACCACGCGACGGGCTTGGCACCCATCGCCTCCAGATATTGGTTGCAAAGCAAGAATGGGTTTTCGAGCGCCAGAACCGCGTCGGCGCGCGCGGGATGGTCGCGCACAATGCAGGCGCACAGCGCATGCTGGCCTTCAGTTATGCCTGCCAGGGCAAGCGTTTGCGCAGCAGCGTCGCCAAAGCCGATAAAGACGATCGGAGCACGACGACCAGCGAGGTGGCGCAGCACCTGGAGCATTAGCGGACGCCACAGAGGCAGATGACCGCGCGACTGGTGCGCGTCAATCTCGACCTTGAAGCGAGACAGCGTCAACGACGCATTGAGAAGCAAAACACCGTCGTCGACCCATCGCTGGGCCAGCGCATCAGCACTCTCGATATCGACCTTGCCGTCCTCAATGGCGGCAAGCGTCGCCGGCCAATCGGCGAAGGACTGGGCATAGGCGAGATTGCCGGTGCGCGCCGCGACGATCTGCTGGGTGAAGGCGCGAATGCTCTTGGAGAACATTTTGTCGAGCTCGCGCCAGGCAGCGACATTGCCTGCCTCGAAGGCGCGGCCGGTGGAAAAGCCGGGCTCTGGATAGGGGTCTTGGCCCAGGATCACGCAGCGCACATCCTCCGGCGCAATTCCGTCGAAGGCGCGCAGCATATGCGCTCCTTTTGGTGCGCCGGGAAACAGCTTGTCGCGCCGCGCCGGAAAAATCGGCTCCCAAGGCTCGAGTTCGAGCGTTGGGTCCATGGCATCGAAATCCAGCGACACGGCGCCAAGGGCGGCCCGCCAGGCCGGAGCGATGTCGCCGTGCCAACCCGCCAGGGTTTCGATCATCGCGGACCTGAGTTGAACCGGCATTGCGGCGACGCCCCTCCCTTTGGCTTCCCAACGATCGGGACGTTACAAATAACCTGACCAAAGTGTCAACTTCCAAAATCACAAAAGCTGACCGTATCGTCAGTTTTTTTTGCAAACACCGCGGCCCTGTATTGGGTAGGTTTTCGAAGGGTGCTATAGAGCCGCTGCAATACAGGCAGTGGGGCGGAGCGGATATGGCGGGACAGAAGGCGGCGCGCCGGGGCGGCAAGAACCCGGAAGACAAGGTCGGTGCCAGGAACCGGGAGAAAATCCTGCGCGCGGCGGTCGACGTGTTCGCCCGCAAGGGTCTCGATGGCACGCGTATTCAGGAAATCGCCGACCAGTGCGGCCTGCCCAAGGCCAATGTCTATTACTATTTTTCGACCAAGCAGGAGATTTACACCCACGTGATCGAGCATCTGCTGACCGGGTGGGACAAGGCGTTCGAGCACATCACACCGGATCGCGATCCGCGCGAGGCCATTGCAGTTTATGTCCGTGCCAAGCTCGACTACTCACGCAAGCACGCAGCCGAGTCGCGTTTCTTTGCCAACGAAATGTTGCGGGGCGCCCACTTCCTGAGCAAGCAGCAGAAACTTCATATGCAGCGGGTGACGCGCGAGCGGTCCGCCGTTGTCGAGGGCTGGGTGCGCGACGGCAAGATGGCGCC
The nucleotide sequence above comes from Mesorhizobium shangrilense. Encoded proteins:
- a CDS encoding GMC family oxidoreductase is translated as MPSTETYDFIIVGAGSAGCVLANRLSANPDHKVLLLEAGGRDSNPLFRLPMLMGKLFQSGIYNWHYHTEPEPFLNNRSLYWPRGKALGGSSTINGMIYVRGNRHDYDRWAQMGLPGWSYEDVLPAFRRSEGHIQRKDAPHGTEGELTVCRARGWNPLLDVFSAAGAEAGYPMNDDFNGDEQEGFGKFDFTIKDGKRWSTSYAFLRPIAGRKNLTVLTKALTQRIIVADGRARGVEFTHNGALHIAQAEREVVVSAGAVNSPQILLLSGIGPANELAEHGIKPIHNLPGVGKNLQDHVDCVLSYECTQPITLFSDLRVDRLTWSLVEGMLFGRGITTTFPYEAGAFIKSRSDLVAPDIQLHFMPALEKTANLHFPNPFKRAAVEANHGFTLRVGPVNPESRGAITLASADPRMPPRIQANYLETEFDRQTMIAGIRLTREIINQPAFDAYRGRELAPGPQVETDADLVEWLKATAMTTFHPVGTCKMGNDEWAVVDARLRVHGIDGLRVADASIMPIISSGNTNAPAIMIGEKCAEFILNAA
- a CDS encoding uracil-DNA glycosylase, which encodes MPVQLRSAMIETLAGWHGDIAPAWRAALGAVSLDFDAMDPTLELEPWEPIFPARRDKLFPGAPKGAHMLRAFDGIAPEDVRCVILGQDPYPEPGFSTGRAFEAGNVAAWRELDKMFSKSIRAFTQQIVAARTGNLAYAQSFADWPATLAAIEDGKVDIESADALAQRWVDDGVLLLNASLTLSRFKVEIDAHQSRGHLPLWRPLMLQVLRHLAGRRAPIVFIGFGDAAAQTLALAGITEGQHALCACIVRDHPARADAVLALENPFLLCNQYLEAMGAKPVAW
- a CDS encoding TetR family transcriptional regulator C-terminal domain-containing protein; this encodes MAGQKAARRGGKNPEDKVGARNREKILRAAVDVFARKGLDGTRIQEIADQCGLPKANVYYYFSTKQEIYTHVIEHLLTGWDKAFEHITPDRDPREAIAVYVRAKLDYSRKHAAESRFFANEMLRGAHFLSKQQKLHMQRVTRERSAVVEGWVRDGKMAPVDARHFFIMLWAATQFYGDFEPLAANALEKSKLAKADYDAAADTITTIVLNGCGVSA